GCGTCGGCGCTGCGGATCTCGCCCAATATGCCCACCATGTTGCGGACCACGAACCAGCGCTCGTCGCCCACCATGTCCTCCAGCAGCGGCACGCCCACGTGGTCCAGCGCCACCAGCGCGTCGCGGTAGGCCCGCCGCGCGGACAGGTCGGATGCGGCGGTGAGCGCGTGCTCCAGCGGCTGCACCACCTCGGCGCCCAGGTACAGCACGGTGGCCCGCAGGCTGGCGCGCTCCTCCTCCGTCCGCGCGCGGCCCAGGCGCGCCACCAGCTCGTCGATCACCGGCCGGCGGTTCGCGAGGCGGTGGATGGCGAGCATCACGTGCCCGCGCACCGCGGGGCTCTTCGCGCCCAGGTGCTCGGCGTCGCGCCGGAGGTCCTCCACCAGCGCGATCACGCGGTCCACCATCCCCTGCTCCACCGCCCAGCGGCCCACGTACTCCAGCCGCTCCAGCGCCTCCAGCCGCTCGGAGTCGGAGCCGGCGTGCAGCATCTGCCGCAGCTCCTCGGCGTCCTCGTGCTCCACGCGCGTGGCGGACTCGCGGACCTGGTCGTACATGTCGGCGGTCGACCAAAGGATCACGTCGTCCTTCTCCTCCGCCAGCGGCTCCTCCGCCGCGACGGGCGGGTCGACCACCGAGCCGTTCACCACCACGCCGCGCGCCCCGGCCGCGGTGAGCACCGCGTGGAAGCCGCCCGCCGCGCGCACCACCCGCGGCGGCAGCGTGGCGGCGGAGAGGAAGCGTCCCAGCGACTCCGCGCCCATCTCGCGCCGCAGGACGAGCGACGACACGCCCTGCTCCGCCAGGCGCGCGGCGAAGCGGGCGGCGTGGGGCGAGCGGCGGGCCA
This window of the Longimicrobiaceae bacterium genome carries:
- a CDS encoding HEAT repeat domain-containing protein gives rise to the protein MSGGRSTSAVVGDLAKGYALAEFYPLTHPTLAQALHKLEADLLTLGMDLRCDVGRGGFATGTEPLARRSPHAARFAARLAEQGVSSLVLRREMGAESLGRFLSAATLPPRVVRAAGGFHAVLTAAGARGVVVNGSVVDPPVAAEEPLAEEKDDVILWSTADMYDQVRESATRVEHEDAEELRQMLHAGSDSERLEALERLEYVGRWAVEQGMVDRVIALVEDLRRDAEHLGAKSPAVRGHVMLAIHRLANRRPVIDELVARLGRARTEEERASLRATVLYLGAEVVQPLEHALTAASDLSARRAYRDALVALDHVGVPLLEDMVGDERWFVVRNMVGILGEIRSADALDHFTRTIRHSDPRVRRETILALSKLGGEEAVPLLVRGLSDAESGLRAAAALGLGLTKSGAGVTPILAVLGRETDNEACQEMIRALGRIGDPRAVPALAERAGGGWLSRTPTQIRVEAVRALGEIGGEAARAVLQRLAKDRDHDVREAVGKAFG